ACGTTGCAGACCTTGTGGGGTAACGATGAACGTTTCAGGTCCGCCTATCTGGACGCCTTCCCGGGCTTTTATGCGACCGGGGATTCGGGCATGGTCGATGAGGACGGCTACGTTTTCGTGATGGGCCGCACCGATGACGTCATCAACGTCTCTGGCCACCGGCTCTCCACCGGCCAAATGGAGCAGGTGGTAGCGGAGCATCCGGCGGTGGCTGAGTGCGCGGTGATTGGCGTTGCGGACCCGCTGAAAGGCCAGCGCCCATCCGGCTATGTGATCCTCAAGCATGGCGTTGAGATCGATGAGCAGCAACTGCGCGAGGAGGTAGTCGCCTTGGTGCGCAAAGAGATCGGGCCGGTGGCCGATTTCAAGCATGTTGCTGTGGTTGAGGCGCTTCCAAAGACTCGCTCGGGCAAGATTCTGCGCAAAACGATGCGGCAGATGGCCGACGGCGAAGACTACGTAGTGCCCTCCACCATCGAGGACGATTCGATCCTGGAGGCGCTTCATGAGGTGCTGACCCGCAAGGGCTAGGCAGGGGCAGAGGTTAGGGCTTCGCCGGGGGCAGAGGGTAGGGCCTCGCTGGGGCAGGCGCTAGGCTCAGCGGGGCAGAGAATGAGGGCCCGGAAGGGCGAAGGAAGCGGCCTCGTGTGTCAACTGATGCGTTCAGTTGGCACACGAGGCCGTTTGACGTCGTGGCGCAGGTTTGCGAGAGGAGATGCGCTTAGACGTAGAGGTCTTTGTTGTCGCTGAGAGGAGCGCCCAGCTCAACAAAGAGGTTTCGGTTGAGTGCGAAGCCTAGGCGGGCTTCGTCAACGATTTCGGCCTGGTTCGCTTGTTGAGCGAAGTGATCCAGGTGGATTCGGTACGCGTCTTTGTAGATTTTCGGCTTATCGATGGTGGGGAACTTCCACATCGTGAGCAATTCGCTCGGAATGTTGTAGTGGCGTGCCACGAGAGCGCCGATCGCTTGGCCGCCGGACAGATCGCCAAGGTAGCGCAGGTAGTGGTGTGCGATGAGCCGCTCAGGGGAGGCCATAGCGCCGACTTCGTGAATGCGCTGGGTGTAGAGCATCACGGCCGTGGTGAGGTCCGGCATCTGGATGCCGAGGTATTCGGTCAAGCCAGCTAGATCGTTGCGGATTGACTCGCTGCGTTCAAGTGCAGGGTCGAGCAACTGCCGGACACTGGGCTCGCACCGCCATGCAGCACAAGCCTTTTCAAGTGCCCTATAGAGCGGCTGATATTGAGCGAGCAGCCGCACGTAGTCCTCGGCGGAGAGCTTGCCTTCCATGAGGTTCTGGATGAACGAAGAGTGTTCCGCCGCGGCATGTTCAGTACGCGTTGCTGATTTCAGTTGTGCTGCGAAAGACGGTGCTTGGGTGGGTGGAGCAGTCATCGGTCTATCTTTCAGGAATCAGTGGCCTTGCGAATCAGTAGATCGCTTTTCTAAGGTCAACCTAACCATGCGATCTTGATTTACGCAAGAGGTCTCTTGCGTTATTCGATAAATTAAGTTTAGGCTTGCCTGTGTTGCTTGACGGTGGCTGTGGGCACCACCCGAAATCACGACATCTCCGCATCTGCACCCGACGCCATTGGGGTGCCCATCAAGCAAGGATCGTAAAAGCTATGAAGCAGAAAACCACCCGTAAGCGAAGCGTGAGGAGGGTTCTGGGTACGATGCTGTCCTTCGCGCTGGCTGGCGCGATGGCATCGGTTCCAGTTGCCACTGCCCACGCGGATACCGGCTCTGCGGCAGAAACAAAGCCCACCATTACGGTGACACCTGCACCCGCTGAGGGCGGCGAAGTCACCGTTACCGGCAAGAACTTCTACCGAGGCGACGATAAGGGCGCCGCAACAGCAGGAATCTATCTGGGCTACGGCCCATCCGATGCGGCGGGCTTTTACCAGGGCGGGAGCCAGAATCCCGTATGGATCGCAGCAGGGAAGAAAGACGAAGACACCGCACGTGGACGCACCGCTCCGCTAAACGCCGATGGCTCGTTCTCAGTCAAGGTCGATGTCCCCGCGCAGTCGCAGCAAAACCTCTCCTTCTTTACCTCCAAGGGCCACGGCAAGGGCATGAGGGACACTAGCCAGGACGCTAAAGCCCCCATTACCTACCTGGAAA
The Pseudoglutamicibacter albus DNA segment above includes these coding regions:
- a CDS encoding biliverdin-producing heme oxygenase, whose amino-acid sequence is MTAPPTQAPSFAAQLKSATRTEHAAAEHSSFIQNLMEGKLSAEDYVRLLAQYQPLYRALEKACAAWRCEPSVRQLLDPALERSESIRNDLAGLTEYLGIQMPDLTTAVMLYTQRIHEVGAMASPERLIAHHYLRYLGDLSGGQAIGALVARHYNIPSELLTMWKFPTIDKPKIYKDAYRIHLDHFAQQANQAEIVDEARLGFALNRNLFVELGAPLSDNKDLYV